One Solanum pennellii chromosome 9, SPENNV200 DNA segment encodes these proteins:
- the LOC107031041 gene encoding putative F-box protein At3g16210, whose protein sequence is MKLFMKKCTCSHRRHVHVNLASRKAKKSILKRIKANLAITNTQKFSNGEEEAIKKFNLSRCQHKKKKKKNQICKGKSPSNDQMEIHQVPTIHFQDEIMMDILRRLPMRSILRFKCVSKFWKSLIDDPYFKRTHYIHNRDNQNSKKILIAESLLTNDDTFSFYTSSLSMVEDKQKLDWPTSCIPMDARIFCSCDGLVLIRVCSXLVLIRVCSKMFDEELLLWNPSTRESILLPHPEYRIMNYVFGLEYDATSEGYKILAVNLNGKKSINISIEFLSIKRNSSWRRIDYPTDIQRVRGFRDCGTDNLAFLHGAFHWLGKSPSGYYTTVSLNISNEVFGEVPLLKQMYDLCRLYFFFDHGVSVLRGMLCFYSTYNNIKRSTNGIFKLWVMKDYGVRESWTNFIKIQDTDLFLSARPVYMFADCQVLLHFQRFAYFSSNFTTSGRPFDLCPECDTIKRGIVYAESFISPTSLLT, encoded by the exons ATGAAATTGTTCATGAAGAAGTGTACATGCTCCCATCGTCGCCATGTCCATGTAAATTTAGCAAGCAGAAAAGCGAAGAAATCCATTCTTAAGAGAATAAAAGCTAATCTTGCTATTACCAACACACAAAAGTTTAGcaatggagaagaagaagctatcaaaaaattcaatctttccAGATGCCaacacaagaagaagaagaagaagaatcaaATTTGCAAAG GGAAGAGCCCTTCAAATGACCAGATGGAGATTCATCAG GTCCCAACAATTCATTTCCAAGACGAAATAATGATGGACATCCTTCGCAGGTTACCTATGCGCTCTATTCTTCGGTTCAAATGTGTTTCAAAATTTTGGAAATCATTAATTGACGATCCTTACTTTAAGAGGACACATTATATTCATAACAGGGATAaccaaaattccaaaaaaattcttattgcCGAATCGTTACTTACCAATGATGATACCTTTAGCTTCTATACTTCCTCTTTATCGATGGTTGAGGATAAACAAAAGCTTGATTGGCCTACAAGCTGTATTCCAATGGATGCCAGAATATTTTGTTCTTGTGATGGATTGGTTCTTATTCGTGTTTGTTCTGNATTGGTTCTTATTCGTGTTTGTTCCAAAATGTTCGATGAAGAACTTTTGTTGTGGAACCCGTCTACAAGAGAATCAATACTACTTCCCCATCCAGAATATCGAATAATGAATTATGTATTTGGATTGGAATATGATGCAACTAGTGAAGGCTATAAGATCCTTGCAGTTAACCTCAATGGAAAAAAAAGTATCAATATTTCGATTGAATTTCTCTCTATAAAAAGGAACAGTTCCTGGAGAAGAATTGATTATCCTACTGACATTCAGCGGGTTCGTGGTTTTAGGGATTGTGGTACGGATAATTTGGCTTTCCTACATGGAGCATTTCATTGGCTTGGTAAGTCGCCTTCTGGATATTATACTACCGtttcattaaatatttcaaatgaggTGTTTGGAGAGGTACCGTTATTGAAGCAAATGTATGATCTATGTCGCCTGTACTTCTTCTTCGATCACGGTGTTTCAGTATTGAGAGGAATGCTTTGCTTTTATTCtacatataacaatataaagaGGAGCACTAATGGCATTTTTAAGTTGTGGGTAATGAAGGACTATGGTGTCAGGGAATCTTGGACTAACTTTATTAAAATACAAGATACCGATCTTTTTCTTTCAGCCCGACCAGTATATATGTTTGCGGATTGTCAAGTGTTACTGCACTTCCAACGTTTTGCATATTTTAGTTCTAATTTCACGACAAGTGGAAGACCATTTGATTTATGCCCTGAATGTGATACTATTAAGCGAGGAATTGTTTATGCAGAGAGCTTCATTTCACCTACTTCACTGCTTACTTAG